Proteins encoded in a region of the Bacteroidota bacterium genome:
- a CDS encoding cob(I)yrinic acid a,c-diamide adenosyltransferase has protein sequence MAFKIYTKTGDKGETSLIGGTRLPKHHIRIEAYGTVDELNSFLGLIRDNIQEKELFDLLIAIQDRLFTIGSHLASDPEKDIKMKLPEINEEDVLILEKAIDKMNETLPEMKSFVLPGGHTVVSYCHIARCVCRRAERAVLKLAENEKVEEIIYKYLNRLSDYLFVLSRKLTVDFKANEIPWKPKV, from the coding sequence ATGGCCTTTAAAATTTATACTAAAACCGGCGATAAAGGAGAAACCTCTTTAATTGGCGGTACACGTTTACCAAAACATCACATTCGAATTGAAGCGTATGGCACCGTAGATGAATTAAATTCATTTCTGGGATTAATACGCGATAATATACAAGAGAAAGAATTGTTTGATTTATTGATTGCGATTCAAGACCGTTTATTTACTATTGGTTCTCATCTCGCAAGCGATCCTGAAAAAGATATTAAAATGAAACTTCCTGAAATAAATGAAGAGGATGTCTTAATTCTTGAGAAAGCCATCGATAAAATGAATGAAACCTTGCCGGAAATGAAAAGTTTTGTTCTGCCGGGCGGACACACAGTTGTTTCTTATTGTCACATAGCGCGATGTGTTTGTCGCCGAGCCGAACGCGCCGTTTTAAAACTGGCAGAAAACGAGAAAGTAGAAGAAATCATTTATAAGTACCTCAACCGACTTTCGGATTATTTATTTGTTCTCTCCCGCAAATTAACTGTTGATTTTAAAGCCAACGAAATTCCCTGGAAACCCAAAGTGTAA
- a CDS encoding flippase-like domain-containing protein, whose product MKKLTAKSIIQVVVLLGLGVLLVWLALSQVAEKKEEILLAFQNANYFWVAISIIIGFISHFLRAYRWNYLLEPLGYKTTLFNSNAAVFIAYFSNYAPIPRMGELYRATITDRYDKVPFQVGFGTVITERIVDTILMLIIFALTMVFQFSELAGLLEKYVFSGLRNKFSGLMERPVLAITLLVIVGGGAIVLFMFRKKIMSKLKGKFGKVIKGFVEGLSSIRNIKHAGRFIVLSLLIWAAYFYSLFFCLKALPQTALINQSQTLTLMLFGTVGIIFTPGGLGMYHIIIMEILMFYGVDIVPAAAFPWLVWTSQFIMIAVLGLIFMVALPIVNKKKHAVS is encoded by the coding sequence TTGAAGAAGCTAACTGCCAAATCCATTATTCAGGTTGTTGTATTACTAGGGCTTGGCGTATTACTTGTTTGGTTGGCGTTAAGTCAGGTTGCCGAAAAGAAAGAAGAAATTCTCTTAGCATTTCAGAATGCCAATTATTTTTGGGTAGCCATTTCAATTATCATAGGTTTTATCAGTCATTTTTTGCGCGCGTACCGTTGGAATTATTTATTGGAACCTCTAGGGTACAAAACAACTTTGTTTAATTCGAATGCCGCTGTTTTCATTGCTTACTTCTCAAATTATGCGCCTATTCCGCGTATGGGCGAATTATACAGAGCAACGATTACCGATCGTTACGATAAAGTACCTTTTCAGGTAGGATTCGGAACCGTAATTACAGAGCGAATTGTTGATACCATTTTAATGCTAATCATCTTTGCGCTTACCATGGTTTTTCAATTTTCCGAATTAGCCGGCTTATTGGAAAAATATGTCTTTTCAGGATTAAGAAATAAATTTTCAGGACTTATGGAACGCCCTGTTTTAGCAATCACTCTTCTCGTAATTGTTGGCGGCGGTGCCATTGTTTTATTTATGTTCAGAAAAAAAATAATGAGCAAATTAAAAGGGAAATTCGGTAAGGTTATTAAAGGTTTTGTGGAGGGTCTGTCATCCATTCGTAATATCAAACACGCCGGGCGCTTCATTGTTTTGAGTTTACTGATTTGGGCCGCGTATTTTTATTCGCTTTTTTTCTGTTTAAAAGCATTACCTCAAACAGCTTTAATAAATCAATCACAAACCTTAACCTTAATGTTATTCGGAACCGTTGGAATAATTTTTACGCCGGGTGGTTTAGGTATGTATCATATCATCATTATGGAAATTCTAATGTTTTATGGCGTTGATATAGTACCTGCCGCTGCATTTCCATGGTTAGTTTGGACATCTCAATTTATCATGATAGCCGTACTGGGATTAATTTTTATGGTGGCACTTCCAATTGTAAATAAAAAGAAACATGCTGTATCATAA
- a CDS encoding 2-C-methyl-D-erythritol 2,4-cyclodiphosphate synthase yields the protein MVNIRVGFGYDVHPLGEGRELWLGGIKLEFDKGCVGHSDADVLLHAICDALLGAANLRDIGFHFPNTNPKYKGADSKLLLQEVVRLLDENGYAVGNVDATLSMEAPKINPHISAMQTVLAPILKVSTNEVSIKATTNEKLGYVGRQEGVNAYAVALIYKK from the coding sequence ATGGTTAACATTAGAGTTGGATTTGGTTACGATGTACATCCTTTAGGAGAGGGGAGAGAATTGTGGTTAGGCGGTATTAAATTGGAATTTGATAAAGGATGTGTTGGCCACAGCGACGCGGATGTTTTATTACACGCTATTTGCGATGCCTTGTTAGGTGCCGCTAATCTTCGGGATATAGGTTTTCATTTCCCGAATACAAATCCTAAATACAAAGGCGCTGATAGTAAATTACTCTTACAAGAAGTAGTTCGCCTATTAGATGAAAACGGTTACGCGGTGGGTAATGTAGATGCTACACTAAGCATGGAAGCACCCAAAATAAATCCGCACATTTCCGCTATGCAAACTGTTTTAGCGCCGATTTTAAAAGTAAGTACCAACGAAGTTTCCATTAAGGCAACTACCAATGAAAAATTGGGTTACGTTGGCCGACAAGAAGGCGTAAATGCTTACGCGGTGGCTTTAATTTATAAGAAATAA
- a CDS encoding TonB-dependent receptor, whose product MKLMNLSKSQSYSRYTFVAAFIFLFQFVFAQTGSVRGFVYNKSDGEAVPFSNVYFKGTTIGANTDLNGFFSITKVPPGKYTLLITNLDFDTITEDITITAGEILSKKYYCTKGGIKLKEVEISAEKAEKIENTTVAVQKIDPTIIAKLPSVGEPDLAQYLQVLPGVVFTGDQGGQLYIRGGLPVQNKVLMDGMQIYNPFHSIGLFSVFDNDIMKNADVYSAGFNAEYGGRTSSVMDVTTRDGNKKRLSGKIAASTFAAKMVLEGPFVKLKEDGKGSASFIVSAKHSYLPQTSKRLYQYANKDGLPFYFTDIYGKASINATNGSKVSVFGFNFNDKVDYPDIATYNWTSTGAGSNFVLIPSGSNLLIEGVFAFSNYNIGYQNPKIETDSKKSGVSGFNGGFNFIRFVGRSEVKFGFEGIITNTTYQLQNPFFTKVTAERSTTDISGYVKYKYVDQKKRFIFEPGFRLMYYASLNVFSPEPRASLKINFTPKIRFKGAAGLYSQTLMSASSDRDVVNLFYGFINAPENQQMPSTYLDKDGKTQKVNSSVQKANHVVAGFEFDIMRYIDLNVEVYQKNFNQVINTNRDKLFDDTPENTSKPDALKKDYVVEQGRARGFDVVLKFEYKRFYLWSVYSLTLNDRWQGNTATGTIINYPPNFDRRHNVNLVGSYTFGKKRNFEVNVRWNYGSPFPTTPTQGYYPAINFNNNLNYDYTTSNAELGYLPGDLNSVRLPDYHRLDIGFKYRYNWTEKVILEISGGATNAYNRENIFYVNRFTFERINQLPILPNLNLSLSF is encoded by the coding sequence TTGAAATTAATGAATCTCTCTAAATCACAATCATATAGCCGTTATACTTTCGTAGCGGCATTTATCTTCCTGTTTCAATTTGTTTTTGCTCAAACCGGCTCTGTTCGCGGGTTTGTTTACAATAAATCCGACGGAGAAGCAGTGCCCTTCAGTAATGTTTACTTTAAAGGAACTACAATTGGCGCGAATACCGACCTCAACGGATTTTTCTCTATTACTAAAGTACCTCCGGGAAAATACACGCTCTTAATAACGAATCTTGATTTTGATACCATTACGGAAGACATCACCATAACAGCCGGTGAAATTCTTTCCAAAAAATATTATTGCACCAAAGGCGGTATCAAATTAAAGGAAGTTGAAATCAGCGCCGAAAAAGCCGAGAAAATCGAAAACACTACCGTTGCCGTTCAAAAAATCGATCCAACAATTATTGCTAAACTACCCAGTGTGGGCGAACCTGATTTAGCGCAATACTTACAAGTTTTACCTGGTGTTGTTTTTACCGGCGATCAGGGCGGACAACTGTACATTCGCGGGGGATTGCCTGTACAAAACAAGGTTTTAATGGATGGTATGCAGATTTATAACCCCTTCCACTCTATCGGTTTGTTCTCTGTATTTGACAACGATATCATGAAAAACGCGGATGTCTATTCGGCCGGATTTAATGCTGAATACGGCGGAAGAACTTCTTCTGTGATGGATGTCACCACCCGCGACGGAAATAAAAAACGTTTAAGCGGCAAAATAGCCGCCTCTACTTTTGCGGCAAAAATGGTACTCGAAGGTCCTTTCGTGAAATTAAAAGAAGATGGTAAAGGCAGTGCTTCATTCATTGTATCAGCGAAACATTCTTACCTTCCTCAAACTTCAAAAAGATTATACCAATACGCGAATAAAGACGGACTTCCATTTTACTTTACCGATATATATGGCAAAGCTTCTATTAATGCCACAAACGGAAGTAAAGTAAGCGTTTTTGGATTTAATTTTAATGACAAAGTAGATTATCCGGATATCGCAACCTATAACTGGACTTCTACAGGCGCGGGTTCTAATTTTGTATTAATTCCTTCCGGTTCTAATCTTTTAATTGAAGGTGTATTTGCATTTTCGAATTACAACATCGGTTATCAAAATCCAAAAATTGAAACTGATTCTAAAAAAAGTGGTGTAAGCGGATTTAATGGTGGTTTTAATTTTATTCGTTTTGTGGGAAGAAGCGAAGTGAAATTTGGTTTTGAAGGCATTATTACCAATACAACTTATCAATTACAAAATCCTTTCTTTACAAAAGTTACCGCAGAAAGATCGACGACTGATATTTCAGGATATGTGAAGTATAAATATGTTGATCAAAAAAAGCGTTTCATTTTTGAACCCGGATTTCGCTTAATGTATTACGCCTCTTTAAATGTTTTTTCACCTGAACCGCGCGCCAGCCTTAAAATTAATTTCACGCCTAAAATTCGTTTCAAGGGAGCTGCCGGTCTATACAGCCAAACTCTCATGAGTGCGAGTTCTGACAGAGATGTAGTGAATTTATTCTACGGTTTCATTAATGCGCCAGAAAATCAACAAATGCCTTCTACTTATCTTGATAAAGATGGTAAAACACAAAAGGTGAATTCTTCCGTTCAAAAAGCAAATCATGTAGTAGCCGGATTTGAATTCGACATCATGAGATACATCGATTTAAACGTGGAGGTTTATCAGAAGAATTTTAATCAGGTTATAAATACAAATCGTGATAAACTATTTGATGACACACCGGAAAATACAAGTAAGCCGGACGCGCTTAAAAAAGATTACGTAGTTGAACAAGGGCGCGCACGTGGTTTTGATGTGGTTTTAAAATTTGAATACAAACGCTTTTATCTATGGAGCGTTTACTCTCTTACACTCAATGATCGCTGGCAAGGTAATACAGCAACAGGAACTATCATCAATTATCCTCCTAACTTCGATCGTCGCCACAATGTTAACTTAGTGGGTTCTTATACATTCGGTAAAAAACGAAATTTCGAAGTGAATGTACGTTGGAATTATGGTTCTCCGTTCCCTACCACGCCAACGCAAGGATATTATCCTGCAATCAATTTCAACAATAATCTTAATTATGATTATACAACTTCTAATGCCGAACTTGGTTATTTACCGGGCGACCTAAACTCAGTTCGTTTGCCGGATTATCACCGTTTAGATATTGGATTTAAGTACCGTTATAACTGGACAGAAAAAGTAATTTTAGAAATAAGCGGAGGCGCAACAAATGCTTATAACCGTGAAAATATTTTTTACGTGAATCGCTTTACTTTCGAACGTATTAATCAATTACCGATACTACCGAATCTTAACTTAAGCCTTAGCTTTTAA
- the dut gene encoding dUTP diphosphatase translates to MTVKVVNQSKHPLPEYATDHSAGMDLRANLDSPIVLKPLERALIPTGLFIELPQGHEAQIRPRSGLAFKNGLTVLNSPGTIDADYRGEVKVLLVNLSNNEFTVNDGERIAQMVIARHETIEWYAVLQLEETKRGAGGFGHTGTK, encoded by the coding sequence ATCACTGTAAAAGTCGTTAATCAATCAAAACATCCATTGCCTGAATATGCAACCGATCATTCGGCAGGTATGGATTTAAGAGCTAATCTCGATTCTCCAATTGTATTAAAGCCTTTGGAAAGAGCTCTCATCCCAACCGGTTTGTTTATTGAACTGCCTCAAGGACATGAAGCGCAAATTCGTCCGAGAAGCGGCTTAGCATTTAAAAACGGACTTACCGTGTTAAACTCTCCCGGCACCATCGATGCTGATTACAGAGGGGAAGTCAAAGTGCTTCTTGTTAATCTTTCTAATAATGAGTTTACGGTAAACGATGGCGAACGAATTGCTCAAATGGTAATTGCGCGTCATGAAACCATCGAATGGTATGCTGTTTTGCAACTCGAAGAAACAAAACGTGGCGCCGGCGGATTTGGCCATACCGGTACCAAATAA
- the rfaE2 gene encoding D-glycero-beta-D-manno-heptose 1-phosphate adenylyltransferase — protein sequence MLYHNKLSKKIVSPEQLQVALNVLRFKDNKIVFTNGCFDILHRGHVEYLAKSRDLGQVLVLGLNTDDSVRRQNKSPERPINNEETRATIVAALESVDYVVFFNEDTPYELIKLIQPDVLVKGGDYDANETNTSSKKYIVGSDIVRAKGGQIVTIDLTAGFSTTGLIEKMKK from the coding sequence ATGCTGTATCATAACAAACTTTCGAAAAAGATTGTGAGTCCTGAGCAATTACAAGTTGCATTAAATGTATTGCGTTTCAAGGATAATAAAATTGTGTTTACGAATGGATGTTTTGATATTTTACACCGAGGCCATGTAGAATATCTGGCAAAATCCCGCGACTTAGGTCAAGTGTTAGTTTTGGGTTTAAACACAGATGATTCTGTGCGCCGCCAAAATAAATCGCCGGAAAGACCGATAAATAATGAGGAAACCCGAGCTACTATTGTGGCAGCCCTCGAGTCGGTTGATTACGTTGTGTTTTTTAACGAGGATACACCTTACGAATTAATTAAACTGATTCAGCCTGATGTGTTGGTGAAGGGTGGCGACTACGATGCGAATGAAACAAACACGTCAAGCAAAAAATACATAGTAGGTTCTGATATTGTTAGGGCAAAGGGCGGACAAATCGTTACCATTGACCTTACCGCCGGTTTCTCAACAACAGGACTTATAGAAAAGATGAAGAAGTAA
- the pcaF gene encoding 3-oxoadipyl-CoA thiolase gives MKQAYIINGVRTAIGNFGGTLSVVRTDDLATFVLQELIKKNPSVDWSQVGDVILGCANQAGEDNRNVARMAGLMAGLPITVPGVTVNRLCASGLSASIDAARYIQLGDAELMISGGVENMTRGPWVMSKASSAFGRDQQMYDSSFGWRFINPKMKELFGVDAMGETAENVAELHKINREDQDKFALWSQQKAAKAVAAGRFDKEIVVLDIPQRKGDPIKFSKDEFAKPNTTLEGLQKLKASFKKDGTVTAGNASGLNDGAAALLLAGENAIKQFGLKPLARIVSSAVVGIEPRIMGLGPVEAGNQAIKKAGLSWKDIDIIELNEAFAAQSLGCTRQWKLDDNDPRINPNGGAIALGHPLGMSGARILNSAAIELQLQNKKYALVTMCIGVGQGYAAVIEKC, from the coding sequence ATGAAACAAGCCTATATCATAAACGGTGTTCGCACCGCCATCGGAAATTTCGGAGGAACTTTATCAGTTGTAAGAACTGATGATTTAGCCACTTTTGTATTACAAGAGTTAATTAAAAAAAATCCTTCAGTTGATTGGTCACAGGTAGGTGATGTTATTTTAGGTTGTGCTAATCAAGCCGGCGAAGATAACCGTAACGTTGCCCGTATGGCAGGTTTAATGGCCGGATTACCCATTACAGTTCCGGGAGTCACTGTGAACCGTTTATGTGCATCCGGATTAAGCGCAAGTATAGATGCCGCAAGGTACATACAGTTAGGTGATGCTGAGTTAATGATTAGCGGTGGTGTGGAAAATATGACACGCGGTCCGTGGGTGATGAGTAAAGCAAGTTCTGCTTTTGGTCGCGATCAACAAATGTATGATAGTAGTTTCGGGTGGAGATTCATCAACCCAAAAATGAAAGAGTTATTTGGTGTAGATGCCATGGGTGAAACCGCCGAAAATGTAGCTGAGTTACATAAAATCAATCGCGAAGATCAAGACAAATTTGCCTTGTGGAGTCAGCAAAAGGCAGCGAAAGCAGTAGCAGCAGGACGATTCGATAAAGAAATTGTTGTTTTAGATATTCCTCAGAGAAAAGGCGATCCAATTAAATTTTCAAAAGATGAATTTGCTAAACCAAATACTACTTTAGAAGGATTACAAAAATTAAAGGCTTCTTTTAAGAAAGACGGAACTGTAACTGCAGGAAATGCCTCAGGATTAAACGATGGCGCAGCTGCATTATTATTGGCGGGAGAAAATGCAATCAAGCAATTTGGATTAAAACCATTGGCTCGCATTGTATCAAGCGCAGTTGTTGGTATTGAACCAAGAATCATGGGTCTGGGTCCGGTTGAAGCAGGTAATCAAGCTATTAAAAAAGCAGGCTTAAGCTGGAAGGATATTGATATCATTGAACTGAATGAAGCTTTTGCAGCTCAGAGTTTAGGTTGTACGCGCCAATGGAAGTTGGATGATAATGATCCTCGTATTAATCCTAACGGTGGTGCTATTGCCCTCGGACATCCATTAGGCATGAGTGGTGCCCGCATTTTAAATTCAGCGGCTATTGAGTTACAATTACAAAACAAAAAGTATGCTTTGGTGACCATGTGTATAGGTGTTGGACAAGGCTACGCAGCTGTAATTGAAAAGTGCTAA
- a CDS encoding hotdog fold thioesterase yields the protein MKTPKDVVEMMMAKDYFSQWLGIEVLETAHGTSKLKMTVKKEMLNGFGIAHGGITYSLADSALAFASNSHGKKAVSVETSISHLVSLLEGDEIVAEAKEENCSNKIGVYTIKVTKAIDNSVVALFKGTVYRTSKDW from the coding sequence ATGAAAACCCCAAAGGATGTTGTAGAGATGATGATGGCTAAAGATTACTTTAGTCAGTGGCTGGGCATTGAAGTTTTAGAAACAGCTCATGGCACTTCTAAATTAAAAATGACTGTGAAAAAAGAAATGCTGAACGGCTTTGGCATTGCACATGGCGGCATTACATACTCCTTAGCTGATAGCGCTTTGGCCTTTGCCTCAAATTCACACGGAAAAAAAGCAGTCTCCGTTGAAACGTCCATTTCCCATTTAGTTTCTTTACTAGAGGGAGATGAAATCGTTGCGGAAGCCAAAGAAGAAAATTGTTCCAACAAAATTGGTGTATATACTATTAAAGTAACTAAGGCCATAGATAATTCTGTGGTCGCTCTCTTCAAAGGCACCGTATACCGTACCTCCAAGGATTGGTAA
- a CDS encoding oligosaccharide flippase family protein, with product MSNPLKKLAGQTVIYGLGSIMPRIVNYLFSLALTFIFKVPSDLASNTEFYAYISFVNIIFTYGMETAFFNFVSKSDEKDKVYSTALISLFSTTFVFTSALCLFSQSLANLTDYPTNRDYVIWCAMIVATDTMMALPLARMRSNNQAKKFAMMRIINVTLYLLVSIFYLVFCKNAYEKGEIGFLADCYNPNVGVGYAFLAQLVANLVTMLLMAREFTGFAYVFDKALWKQMISYAWPLLFLGLAGMINETFDRIILKYLLPEDIAKTELGIYGACYKIAILMTIFITAFRYAAEPFFFNQAADKNSKKVNALVMKYFVIFCSFLFLVTMMNIDIVKLAIYKDYHSGLGVAPILLLANLFLGVYFNLSIWYKLTGQTRYGAAITIIGAVITLVINFGFIGKYGYMACAWATFAAYGCMMIISYYLGQKHYPVKYNLRSMLFFFFAALAFYFISLTYSSMENVVLKVILNNLFVILFAWLFYKLEFSNLKNIKNQLQS from the coding sequence GTGAGCAATCCATTAAAAAAATTGGCAGGTCAAACTGTTATTTACGGATTGGGCAGTATTATGCCTCGGATTGTTAATTACTTGTTTTCACTCGCTCTCACTTTTATTTTTAAAGTTCCATCTGATCTCGCTTCCAATACCGAATTCTATGCTTATATCAGTTTCGTTAATATCATTTTCACTTACGGAATGGAAACTGCGTTCTTTAATTTTGTAAGTAAGTCCGATGAAAAAGATAAAGTGTATTCTACCGCATTGATTTCTTTGTTTTCAACTACATTCGTTTTCACATCTGCTTTGTGTTTGTTCTCCCAATCACTGGCTAATCTAACGGATTACCCAACGAATCGTGATTATGTTATCTGGTGTGCTATGATTGTTGCCACTGATACAATGATGGCGCTTCCTCTGGCAAGAATGCGATCTAATAATCAGGCAAAGAAATTTGCAATGATGAGAATTATCAATGTTACACTATATCTGTTAGTGAGTATATTTTACCTTGTATTTTGTAAAAATGCCTATGAAAAAGGTGAGATCGGTTTTTTAGCAGACTGTTATAATCCGAATGTTGGTGTTGGTTATGCGTTCCTAGCCCAATTGGTTGCAAATTTGGTTACAATGTTACTAATGGCGAGAGAATTTACAGGCTTTGCTTACGTATTCGACAAAGCGCTTTGGAAACAGATGATTAGTTATGCATGGCCCTTATTGTTTTTGGGACTAGCAGGAATGATTAACGAGACCTTTGATAGAATCATTCTTAAATATTTATTACCTGAAGATATTGCTAAAACAGAATTGGGGATTTATGGTGCATGCTATAAAATTGCCATCCTAATGACAATTTTCATTACTGCATTCCGTTATGCAGCCGAACCTTTTTTCTTTAATCAGGCGGCCGATAAGAATTCAAAGAAGGTAAACGCTTTAGTAATGAAATATTTTGTGATTTTTTGTTCTTTCCTATTTCTGGTTACCATGATGAACATTGATATAGTGAAATTGGCTATCTATAAGGATTATCATTCGGGCCTGGGAGTAGCGCCAATTTTGCTGCTTGCCAACTTGTTTTTGGGGGTGTATTTCAATTTATCTATCTGGTATAAATTAACAGGACAAACTCGCTATGGAGCGGCTATAACCATAATTGGAGCGGTGATAACCCTTGTGATTAACTTTGGGTTTATAGGTAAATATGGCTATATGGCTTGTGCATGGGCGACCTTTGCGGCGTATGGATGTATGATGATTATCTCGTATTATCTCGGACAAAAACATTACCCGGTGAAATATAATCTGAGGAGTATGTTATTCTTCTTTTTTGCCGCTCTCGCATTTTACTTTATTTCGCTCACTTATAGCTCTATGGAAAATGTCGTTTTAAAGGTGATTTTGAATAATTTGTTCGTAATACTATTTGCATGGTTGTTTTATAAATTGGAATTTTCCAATTTAAAGAATATCAAAAACCAATTGCAATCATGA
- a CDS encoding phosphoglycerate kinase has product MKTVDSINFSNKRALIRVDFNVPLNDAFEVTDETRIKAAIPTLKKILKDGGSIVLMSHLGRPKEGPTNKYSLKHIVKNVSAHLGVEVQFADDCVGSDAFAKSAALKPGQVLLLENLRFYKEEEKGNEEFAQKLSKHGDVYVNDAFGTAHRAHASTAVIAKFFNDDAKCFGYVMAGEVASIDKVLNNAEKPFTAIIGGAKVSDKILIIEQLMNKANNILIGGGMAFTFVKAMGGKIGKSLCEDDRLEIAKSLLEKAKAKGVNIYIPTDAVIADNFANDANKKECKITEIPDGWMGLDAGSETVKMNGEVIKNSKTILWNGPMGVFEMSSFENGTKQAANAIVEATKNGAFTLIGGGDSVAAINKYNLADKVSYVSTGGGALLEYIEQGSLPGVKAIEG; this is encoded by the coding sequence ATGAAAACTGTTGATTCTATAAATTTCTCAAACAAGCGCGCATTAATTCGCGTAGATTTTAATGTGCCTTTAAACGATGCATTTGAAGTTACGGACGAAACCCGTATTAAGGCAGCTATTCCAACCTTAAAGAAAATTCTGAAAGATGGAGGAAGCATAGTGCTCATGTCTCATTTAGGTCGTCCGAAAGAAGGACCAACCAATAAATATTCATTAAAGCACATTGTAAAAAATGTTTCGGCACACTTGGGTGTTGAGGTGCAGTTTGCTGATGATTGCGTTGGATCAGATGCCTTCGCAAAATCTGCCGCATTAAAACCGGGGCAAGTTTTACTTTTAGAAAACCTACGTTTTTATAAGGAAGAAGAAAAGGGTAATGAAGAGTTTGCACAAAAATTAAGTAAGCATGGTGATGTGTATGTGAATGACGCTTTCGGAACCGCGCACCGCGCCCATGCTTCAACGGCTGTTATTGCTAAGTTTTTTAATGACGATGCTAAGTGTTTTGGTTATGTGATGGCTGGAGAAGTTGCAAGCATTGATAAAGTATTGAATAATGCAGAAAAACCTTTTACAGCCATTATAGGTGGTGCGAAAGTGAGCGATAAAATTTTAATTATTGAACAACTGATGAATAAGGCCAATAATATTTTAATTGGCGGAGGCATGGCATTTACATTCGTAAAAGCTATGGGAGGAAAAATCGGGAAATCCCTGTGTGAAGATGATCGTTTGGAAATAGCAAAATCTTTATTGGAGAAAGCAAAGGCAAAGGGTGTAAATATTTACATCCCAACAGATGCTGTGATTGCCGATAATTTTGCGAATGATGCCAATAAGAAGGAATGTAAAATCACAGAAATCCCTGATGGATGGATGGGACTAGATGCAGGTTCTGAAACCGTGAAGATGAATGGGGAAGTCATTAAGAATTCAAAAACGATTTTATGGAATGGTCCGATGGGTGTTTTTGAAATGAGCAGTTTCGAAAATGGAACGAAGCAAGCAGCAAATGCAATTGTGGAGGCTACAAAAAACGGAGCCTTTACTTTAATTGGCGGTGGCGACAGTGTAGCTGCGATCAATAAATATAATTTGGCAGATAAGGTGAGTTATGTAAGTACCGGAGGCGGAGCCTTATTAGAGTATATCGAACAAGGCAGTTTGCCGGGCGTAAAGGCAATAGAAGGATAA
- a CDS encoding aspartate 1-decarboxylase — protein MEIQVLKSKLHGVTVTQAELDYIGSITIDEDLMDAANLIENEQVHILNKNNGERFITYVLKGDRGSGVICLNGPAALKVKLGDVVLVLSYANMDFEKAKTFKPWVVFPDTANNKLKK, from the coding sequence ATGGAAATACAGGTGCTAAAATCTAAGCTTCACGGCGTTACGGTTACTCAGGCCGAATTAGATTATATAGGAAGTATAACAATTGATGAAGATTTAATGGATGCTGCCAATTTGATCGAAAATGAGCAGGTTCATATTCTTAATAAGAACAACGGCGAACGTTTTATCACTTACGTGCTGAAAGGTGATCGCGGTAGTGGTGTGATTTGTCTTAATGGTCCGGCTGCTCTTAAAGTAAAGTTGGGCGATGTGGTGTTAGTTCTTTCTTACGCCAACATGGATTTCGAAAAAGCAAAAACATTTAAACCATGGGTTGTTTTTCCGGATACTGCAAACAATAAGCTCAAAAAATAA